The following DNA comes from Rosa rugosa chromosome 5, drRosRugo1.1, whole genome shotgun sequence.
AATCAGTCACCTGTTTTAATTGCAGCAAAGATGGGAGTAACTGAAATGGTGGAGAAAATCCTAGACAAATTTCCAGTGGCCATCCAGGATGTTGACTCTGATAACAAGAATGTTATACTCTTAGCAGTTGAGAACAGGCAACCCCATGTTTACAATCTTCTTCAGAAGAGAAAGATACTAAAAGAAAGCCTGTTGCGTCAGTTGGACAACGAAGGTAACAGTGCATTACATCTTGCTGCTACATGTGGACGGTACCGACCTTGGCTTATTCCAGGCGCGGCATTGCAAATGCAATGGGAAATCAAGTGGTATAAGGTATGTCATATTGTTGATTTAATGGTGTAATCAGCTAATTGTAACATAATCTGTTAATATGTTTTAAAAACTTGGAACATAAAAATCTTCTACTAGTAACTTTGATGTGTTCCTCAGTTTGTCAAAAACTCCATGCCGCATCGTTACTTTGTTCGCTACAACAAAAGAGGCCAGACACCAaaggagatattcatagatacaCACAAACATCTTATAAAAGAAGGAAGCAAATGGCTAACCAAAACCTCGGAATCATGCTCTGTGGTTGCTGCCCTCATTGCAACGGTTGCATTTGCTACTTCAGCAACTGTACCAGGAGGACTAAATCAGCATACAGGCGAGCCAATTCTCAAAGACAAGACAGCATTCAGTGCCTTCACCATTTCATCACTAGTTGCTCTCTGCTTCTCAATAACTTCCCTGGTCTTCTTTCTTTCAATCCTCACTTCTCGATACGAAGAAAGTGATTTTTCCATGGACTTGCCCCGAAAACTCTTAATGGGTTTGACATCACTGTTTGCATCCATAGCTTCCATGTTAGTCTCGTTCTGCACAGGGCATATCTTTCTCCTAAATCATCAACTGAGATATGTGGCATATCCATTGTATGCAGCAACTTGCTTGCCAGTTACGTTTTTCGCTCTTGCACAGCTGCCACTCTACTTTGATCTCATGAGGGCCATCATCAAAAAGGTACCTCAACGGAGCTACGAGGTCTATCCACACTAGGTATTCATGAATTATGGTAACAAGAACTACAAGGTTTAATGGATTATGCAATTGAAATGATGAGTGAATGCAAAATGTTTGCCAAACAGTTTATGAAATTTTAGTCAGTTTATTGATACATCAGTAGCTTTGTAGGGCGTAGGCTTTCACTAGTTTATGTATGCTACAGAGTTATTGATTTGAATGTCATTGGTGTTCAGCCTATTCTGCCAAGGGATCCCTGCCAAGACAATTAAGGCATATATctctatttttttgtttttgttttttttttgaagagtaTTACCTGAACCATGGATAGCATCTATCTTACTTCATGTGACAGCAGTGTAGCTACACTAAGAGATGACAGCAACCTCTTAGGCCTCTTCCTAGTTTGGCCCTGTCACATACCGTGATGAAAACGTACCACCAAAACCCGACCCTTAAGGGAGCAAGCCCCATATCCGACAACCATGCAAACATCCCCGGAGCCAATGGCCTGAATCGAAGATATGCTTCAAATTTAGAGCCTGGTTCGGACCTTAAATAGGGGTGGGCAAAAAAGACCAGAAACCCAAAATTTGGCCTGAACCGTTCGGTTTGGTTTGATTTGGTGCAGATTTTCATTAAAACTTTGCCATTTTAGTCTGGTCCGGTTTAAATCGGATTTTTTCCAGTTCGGTCTcaatcctcttttttttttttgggttatttttttttttttttttgaaagatgagaaattttattaattcaTACGAATAACATCGTACACTAGGGCATCCAGGATGAAATCCGGAGCATGTGTGAACCAATCCTGATGAAGGTTCGAATCAAAACTAATGCTAGCAAGTCTATGAGCTACACGATTTCCATCTCTTCTAACATGGTGCAAAGAAATAGTAGGACATTGAACTAGAAGCCCCTTGATATCAGCAACTAGAGGACTCAAAGGAGATAGGTCACCAACTGAGGAGGAAATCGCATGGACCGCAAGCAAACAATCACTTTCCAGTTCAGCTTGTAAGTAAGCATGCTGCTGCATGAATCGAAGACCTTGTTGTATAGCTAGTAATTCAACATGTAGGGGAGAACTGACAAAGTCCTGTCTATAACAAAAGGCTGCAACAAAGGTGCCCATAGAATTACGTAAGACCCCCCAACTCCTCCATGCTGAACATTAGATAAAAATGAGCCATCCACATTCATTTTCAGTAACTCACCACGAGGGGGAATCCATTTCTTAGTCACTGCATGTTTTGGACTACTAGAATGGTCTCTAGATTGCGTAGCCCTTAGGTATTCCTCATACCAAGCCATGGCAGAAGCAATTAGCATGGAGTTGTATTTCTCCTTATCATTCCACAGTTTGTCATTACGGTTCTTCCAAATGCTCCAGAGAATAATCAACAGTTTATCAAATACATGAGAAGGAAGAGATAGTACCCGTTCCAGCAGCCATTCTTTCAAATTAAAGGCCGGAGTGACATAGATTGGAATTGAGAAAGGAGGTGACTGTAGGATAGATTTGGCAATAGCACAGTCACATAAAACATGACCAATAGACTCATAAGGAGCTGAACAAAGAACACAATGCAGATCACCAGTGTAACCTTTAGTACTTAAAGCTGCTCGAGTTGGAAGTATGTTGTGGCAAGCCCTCCAACCAAAGATAGCTACTTTACTGGGCACTTTAGCATTCCAAAGAGCCTTCCATAGCGGCGCATAGGGATCTCCAGAAGAGGTAGAAGCAGAATAGGTCCCCATAGACAACTCCCGAGCCACTCTGTAAGCTGACTTAACTGAAAAGAAACCTTTTGGTTCTAATTTCCATGCAAAATGATCAGTGTTAAAGCGTCTGCTTAGAGGAAGACACATAACTTTAGCAGCTACATCTGTAGGGAAACATAGATGAACAGCAGCCACATTCCAAGAGCATGAATTCTGATCGATCAAATCAGCAACTAACTCAAAGATAGTATCCTCAGGTTTATTCAATAAATGGGGAGGAGTATTTGGAATCCAATTATCCTCCCAAATACTAACCTTGGTGCTAGTTCCAATTTTCCAATACAAACCAGCTTGTAAAACTGAACGAGCTTCCAAAATACTTCTCCAAGAAAATGAGGGTCTGTCACCCATATCAGCAGTGAGAAAGGTACCATGGGGGTAGTAAACAGCTTTGAGGACTTGAGCAACTAATGAGTCTGGGTTGGATATCAACCTCCAACCCTGCTTGGCTAGCATGGAAAGATTATGGGCATGTAAATGCTTAAAGCTCATACCTCCCTCTTCTTTAGGTAGACACATTCTCTCCCAAGACCGCCAAtggatttttttcttctgatcaGTACTCCCCCAGGAGAAATCAGCGCACAATTGTTGTAAATCATCACATAAGGATTTCGGCAACATATAGCAACTCATAGCATAGGTTGGAATTGTCTGAGCAACAGCTTTGATcaaaacttctttttttttttttgggttattatcacaaatagtacatgaactatacctcaatcttatcgatgatacctgaacttcaattttgatcacaaccagtacccgaacttttcgatttcattttaaatggtacctagagccacctccggtcactattccgactaaaaacggcatgggaggcaatcatagtgatgatttttgatgatttcaagggttgcaatcatatatagtgatgattttttggtaatagacttgccttgaacttgtttctttttttatttatttttagatttggcttttttggccggaatagttaccgaaggtggccttaggttttaaaatgaaatcgaaaagttcgggtactggttgtgatcaaaattgaaattcaggtaccatcgataaaatagaagataagtttaggtaccatttgtgataataaccttttttttttttgttatataaCCCGAAAAGACCGATGTCCAATTGTTATtaactttttttctttaggTGGATTTTAATTATTGGGCATTGACAAGTTTACAAAGTTATTGTAGATTTGCCCACATCTAATTTCATACTCCATCTCTATTATCTTCCCTAGGGCTGGCAAATcaaagacaaaatggtcaattcaccaataaaagaaaaacaaaagaaatttaacaaaaaaaaaataatcaaaaatcaaaaacaaaatatgtgcagTAATTTTCTCCACATTATGTGGAATAACTTCCCACGTAATTATATgggtgtgtttggagtctagtaTATGTTAGTAAATGCAGAAAATCTCATATACCAGAATCATTTCATTCATTTCCATTCCCATTCTAgataagtaaacgtgtcattaGTGTAATTGCTGAATTATTAACGTGATCAGGGAGAATGGTCTGTTGGCATAGGAAAAGAGggtgtaaaataaaataaaattcagGTGTTAAAATAAAAGCAATGGAACCGCCACTTCTCCGATGGTcattagggcaactccaaccctAGTGATGGAGCACACagtgaaaagaaaaggaaattgaaaTGCAGAAGAAAATTGACTAGAACATCTCTCATTCATATCATGCCAGAAATGGCTGAGATAACAAAATATATAGCTAGGTGGCTGCACCAGCAACAATCCAAACATAACAGCTGTCCAGCATAAGTCTAGGACCACAACTGAAGCTACAAAATGAAAATGGGCTTGCAGTAATTTGCAGTAATAAGGTAAGTTATTGTTGAGGACACCCTCAACACCTAGTGTCAAAAAGTCATTTCGGCTTTTCCAGTTCAAATGCAGCATCTCCAATCCACTAGAAACTGTAGTCAAATTAACCCCTGAGGCATTTGCTTTGTTAAAATGGCTAAGCTTTGTAGAATGGCTTTAGCTTTTGACTGAAGGTTGGAGATTTCTTAGTCGAACGCTGCATATGAATTGCTTTCCAGAGAGTGAGGGTGATCTCTGCCACTTTAGCTGAGAGCTTGAGAGAGTCCCACGATGCCTTTGAAGGCGAGGATGTTCTCTACAATTGTCTCTGTAAGAGCCCCAGCGCTTCTCTACAAATGTAAGCCTCCTTTCCATTCTCTTTTTGGGTCTGTCAGAACCCAGTATCGCTCTTCTTTTGCTGTCTATCATTCTCACATTGACGCCACTAATTTTGAGGAATTGGTAGACATTCGTTATAAATCTGGTTGTCTTAGGTTAGATGAAGCATTGGGTTACTTCAATTCCATGATTCAAATGAAACCCATCCCCTCCATCAGGGCTTTTAATGGTTTGTTTGGGGCACTCTCCAAGATGAAGCATTACTCCACTGTTGTTTCTATGTGTAAGCAGCTGATGAGTACTGCTCACTTCCAACCTGATGTTTGTACAATAAGTATTATCATTAATTGCTTGTGTCGTCTGAATCGGGTGGACTTGGGTTTCTCTGCTTTAGGAATTGCTCTTAAACATGGTTTTCAACTTGGTGCTTATTCTCTAAATCCTTTGCTTCATGGGCTTTGCAAGAATAGCTGTCTTGCCGAAGCAGTGGAGCTGGTCCAGAAAATGGAAGATAAGGGATACACATGTGATGTGGTCACTTATGGTATCGTAATTAATGGGTTATGCAAAGCTGGGAAGACTACTAATGCAATCAAGATACTTGAGCAGATGTATGGTAATGGTAGGTTTAAGCCGAATTCGGATTGCTACAATCCAATCATTGACAGCCTttgtaaagaaagaaatatcAAGCAGGCCTTGACCCTATTTGAAGATATGATCAGCAGAAGTGTAGTACCAGATGCCTACACTTATAATTCATTAATTCGTGGATTATGCAATATGGGTGATTGGGATAAAGTTCTCGCTCTGTTTGAAACAATGAAGGATCAAGGAATTGCCCCCGATGTTGTCACCTTCACCACCCTAATATACGGACTTTGCCAATCAGGGAAGTGGGAAAAGGCCCAAAGATTCCTGTCTTGCATGGTTGAGAGTGGAATTTCACCAGATGTGTATACCTACAATGCCCTAATCAGCAGTCATTGCAAGTCTGGTCAATGGGAAAAGGCTGTACAGTTATTTAAAAGTATGATTGAATGTGGAATCTTGCCCAATATTGTTACATTCAATGCTGTGTTGGATGCTTTATGCAAGGGAGGAAAAACAACAGAGGCACTTAATCTTGTGGAACAAATGATCCATAGAGGTGTAAAACCTAATCTTGTCACCTACAATTCATTACTTCATGGATTGTGCCTTTCTGGCCAATGGAGAGGGGCAACAAGCTTGCTTAATAGAATGAAGGATGAAGAAGTCCCACCAGATGTTGTAACCTTTAACTCTGTAATAGATGCTCTTTGCAAGAAGAGAAGGACCAAGGACGCCCTCACTGTTTTACAGGAAATGACTCAAAGAGATCTAAATCCTGACCGTATCACTTACAGCTGTCTAATTTATGGCATGTGCAATACATCACAATGGGGTGAAGCGACAAGGTTGTTTGATGAAATGGTAGGTCTGGGCATCTTGCCCAATATAGTAACTTTGACAGAACTGTTTGATGCTCTCTCCAAAGAAGGGATGACAGAAGAGGCTCGCAAAGCATTTAAAGAAAGATTTCAATATGGTATGGAGGTTAGCAAGATCTCATTCAACATGCTACTTCATGATTATTGTTTGCGTGGAAAAATTGACAAGGCAGAGAAGGTCTTTAGTTTTATGGTGTTGAAGGGTCATATTCCTGATATGGCTTCCTATACAACCTTGGTCAATAGCTATATAAAAGCTAACAGAATATATGAAGCTTTGAGGCTTGTTAAGGAAATGATCCAAAAGGGATTGATGCCTGATCTGCAAACGCTGAAAACTTTGAGAAGTTCCAGTCCTAAAAGACATGCTGCATATGCAGAGTGAATCTCAATGAGATAATTAAAAAGGTCAGGAAataagtttattgttcattgtatTAGTCGAGAGTTGCTAAAGTTTTTCCTTCTGTATTTGTAAGGAATGATTTTGTAATGATCACGCAAATAAAAGAATTGACTAGAAGTTTTTGCTCATTTTGCTAAACACAAGATTTAGGTTATGGCTTGGAATTTGATCTCACAGTAATGTAATTGTCCAGCCATGGATAGTCACCTTCCCTTTTGAGATGGTAATTAAAACTCTGCGTATTTGTTGTTCTCAGCGTTTATATGTTAATTTGTTATGTATATGGAAAGCAACTACACTTGCCTTTTACGTTCgttctcaaagttttttttgTGTGGAGATGTTGGGACCTGTACATGTGTTGATGTGGaaggattttttattttgttttagaaGTATAGCGCATCAGATAGTGATATTATCTTTAATTCACCGAGTGTAATGTACCTCCTGTGTTTTTCTTTAGCTAGGCACTCAAATCAAGTACATGCTCGAGCATCATAGACTAACTTCTTATCAAATTTGAGGAGAGAATCAATAGATTCCTTTAAGGAGCGATTCATCCTTTTTGCATCGGTTGTGTGTTTGTGTTTCTTTGTTAATTTGTTAATTTGGTGGGCAACTCTAACAGAAGAGCACATCTATGGATCTACCCCACAAATAAGTTGAAATTTTGGATTGGATTTGTGATATGTATTTGCCAGGTTAGTGAACTGGGTTCCCTATATAGGATTTGTGGACCGCGTCTTTGTATTTGTATGATTGGtgtatttgtatttgtatttcCAGAAGAGGTTAATTGGTGTACTTAAAATAGAAacacaaaaacccaaaattacTTCAATATAGTAATGActtcttttctttggttttttGAAGAACATAATGCTTTCTTTGCTTGATATTGGTTAGTTCTTTCTTGGTATTGATTTTGTATTATTTGTTCGGACTGTATTGGTTTCATggtttttgctgttcattggtTTTGAAAAGGCTTTTTCTCATAATTCTTTGTCGTCTTAAGATTTCAGGCTTTTGGTTTTTCGACATTTAGAATGTATAATGGTTAACGATCGATTCATTTAAAGATGTGTGGGTTCTGATATGTATTTCGTTGCAGAAATAGTGGAACAAAGGGGAAGGGTCATTATGCTACAGATCTCTTGGTTCCATCTTAATGCATGTCAATTGAAATTTAATGCAATAAGAGCTTTCAAAGCTTAAAATGTATGGAATTGTCACCTATCAATTGCCATCCATTGTCATATCTCACCTCCATTGCTTCTACACATTGGACGACTCCTACGCCGGTCTCAATCAAGATTAATACTACGCAGCATGCATGGGATTCTACTTCTTTGTGATGTGGTATTGCCGTCCTTGCTTGGCACTCGACTGGTAGCCGCTGTGCTAGTGCATCTTTTGAGTCTCCACGACTCTGTTATGGTGgcaacttctctctctctctcttcttttgtgCTGGAATCTGATTGTCTTGCCCTTGTTTCAGCTTTTCTAAAACCCTTTACATACGGTTGACTGGAAGACAACTTCCTTGGTTTCTAGATTTCGTGTATCTGCTCGCAATTTAAATCGTGTTAGCTGGCAGTGGACTAGCAGAAAAGTAAATGCAGCGGCTGATTTTGTAGCTGCTTTGGCTTCCCGTAGGGTGTGTCCTGGGGATTGGTATACCAATCCTTCCCCTTCCCACATGTGAATTTTAATATCTGATGTTGCTGCTCCCACTCTCTGATGTGGCTATGTTGTGAAGTTGGGGTAGTGCTAGTTTGTTgcttacttttgttttttttttcgatggtttattgtttttttttatttttttatttgcctGCTTTAGCTTTTTTCCTGTTTCTGCTTCATGTTTCGTGTACAGAAATACTtttgctaaaggaggaaaaaaaagaagatcaaTTATAAGAATGGGACTAAGGATTATATCTGCAGAATCTTTGATATATCTCCTCAGGTATATCCTTTTTTAGAGAGACCAATATATAATAGTGAAAAAAATATCTTATTCTTCTCTGTTTCTGCGAAATATCTCTGATATTGTTAAATATTTCCGAAATATTAGATATTTACGATATATCTcgataaaaatgaataaaaaataaaatttaagaagagagaaaaaaagttACTCGAGCATTCATAGAGAAACATACATTATGGAATATGGAGCTTATGTAGAGCGTAAAATTTAAGAACGATTTTTTAGTCAGGAAATTGCTTAATAGAGAGGCAACACAACCTATTTAGGAAAAATGCCTCGAGGTGAAATCTCTCAAGGCGGATTTGAGTGAGGCAAACTTTCCTCAAAGTGAATCTGGATGAGGTGAAAAGCCTCTTAAGGCGGATTTGGGGTGAGGCGAAATTCTCTCAAAGTGAATCTGGATGAGGTGAAACATCTCAAGTCGAATTTGGGTGAGCCGAAATCCTCTCAAGGGGAATCtatgtgaggagaaatcccctcaaggcaaGATATTTTTTTAAGGCGAATCACTGTGAGGAGAAATTCCCTCAAGACgaatatgggtgaggagtaatTCCCTCAAGGGGAATCTGGATAAGAGAAATCTGGGTAAAGACTAAAGAGAAatctcctcaaggcgaatctgaGTGAGAATTAATTCCTTTAAGAGAAATCCGGGTAAGAAGAAATCCCCTCAATTACATGAGGTTTCAGACAATCAAAGTACTCCATCTAATGTTGCTTCAGTCGCCTTAAGTTTTGATTCTATCAGTTTAGCTGCAGAGTGAATTGTGACCttaaatgaatctcatgaaggcaaaaATCAATTTGGCTATAACGCTTATAGATATAATGAATGTGGAGAAATACATGACCAGTTATCTAGTAAAATTTATCCTTGCTATTCTTTTATAAAAGAAACAGTCGGCaactctaaagagatctatgaCAATTATGTTCATCGATCACTACAATTTGTCTTGGTCCGATTATTGTACTTTGGTAAACCAACGAGCGTATTTTCAACCACCTAAAGTCTCTTTttagatgtagatgaagttgacatttattatatactagccttcctgcacgcgcCATGCGCGTGCGGAAGGGCCGCGCTCGCGCGTGcgaattttgtttttaaaaaataCATTTAACATAAGCACACTGTCGCTCTCTTACTATGCGTGTGCCAAATTTAGCTCAAGAGTGCAATTTAATTTCCGTGTTGCACATTAATTACCTAACTCTTTCTTATGCAAATATTATACTATAGTGTATATGCATTTAGCAATTCATTAGTAAAAAACATAAAACCGTATACAAAAATATGCATTGATATATAcaaatatgtataattttaatAGCCAAAACGTAATGGGAGGCCAGGGCGTCGCACATTTAAGTGTACTTATTATTGGAATTGGTTAActaccacaaaataaaaacatactTATTTAAAAAGAAACTTCTATACATGGCTATATACATATTTGTTCAATAAAGTCCACATGCTCCAATCAACTCCATCTCAGCCATCCATTTGTCAACCGTCGTTGCTCAAACTACAAATTTAGAGTaggaaaaataacaaaacataaGATAGTGTCTATGATTCAATTGAAGGTATCTATTAAGTTAAGTACGTACCATGAAATTAGATAATTTCCTTATTGCAACACCCATGCTCCAATTATTGGAAGAGTTctgtagtgaaaaaaaaaaaattaagttctTAATTCTATGATTTGTCCAAGTATAGCATATGAATCAACTTATTGTATAATCACCTTTATATTATGCTTGAACTCCTCAAAACGCTTGATGTAGAACTGTTAGAATGAACACATAATTATTGTGAGGAGGCCTCATAATGGTCCAATATCATGCAACTTGCTCTTAAGCATCAGAATTGAAATTTAAATACCTTAGCTAAAAAGTTGTTCTGTTCACGATGTTTTCGCCTCCTGCTCATccatattcaattttttttttttttgaaaaaaacacAAATAATTTGTTAGGACTATTGAATGCAATAAAATGATCAAACTATAGATCATAATGAATACCTAATGCGCAAAACTTTTCTCCAAGTTCGTTTAATTTGATAAATATCTTGTGTCATCAAATCTCTACGTGCGTTTTTGTATCGCCAACGGTAAGAATTTCAAATGGTGACAATTAAGTAAATTATTatacctaaaaggaaaaaaaatacaacttTTAAGATTACATACTGTgcatgcttctttttcttccactcTTTCAAAATTAGCTCACTAAGATAAGCGGTGTTCATTTTTACTGATTGTCCCATCCGCCAACCAGATGAAAACACAGAAACACGTCTCCTAAAGCCCTCGTCTCTttggaattttttcttttgttgagggCACCTATTTCGTAcctttcctacaaataaaaagaattacacaaaatcaaagaTTGTaataaacttaaaaaaaaatgcaatcaaAATATATGTAAGTTTTTCTTCTTATTTATGCGATGATAAAGTACCTGCAGCTTGTTTTGTTATGTTGCTTGAGCTAGTTTCCACCATTGGACGCTTTCCTTGAGCTATTGCACGTCGTCGTGCCAAATATGTTTGTCGTTGTGAAGAACTCATTGGTTGTCGCTGTTGTCGATCTCGGGCACGTGGCTGCTCCATTTTGTCCATTAGTCGTTGGGGGTGTAtttctataaaaaataaaaaataaaaaaaaacatcttgTGAGCGTTTTTCTTCAATGAGGTCCATATAAGTTcaaccaaaccaaaacaaactTGAATCCAGAGATACATGATTACAACATGTATATAGAATTTTAACAGAGCGGAGCAGTATCAACACCAACCCATTTATTTACTGTATGCTATGTAAGAATTTTAACAAAGGTTTTCTTTTACCTGACAACGCGAAGAGCTTT
Coding sequences within:
- the LOC133712156 gene encoding pentatricopeptide repeat-containing protein At5g16640, mitochondrial-like, encoding MPLKARMFSTIVSVRAPALLYKCKPPFHSLFGSVRTQYRSSFAVYHSHIDATNFEELVDIRYKSGCLRLDEALGYFNSMIQMKPIPSIRAFNGLFGALSKMKHYSTVVSMCKQLMSTAHFQPDVCTISIIINCLCRLNRVDLGFSALGIALKHGFQLGAYSLNPLLHGLCKNSCLAEAVELVQKMEDKGYTCDVVTYGIVINGLCKAGKTTNAIKILEQMYGNGRFKPNSDCYNPIIDSLCKERNIKQALTLFEDMISRSVVPDAYTYNSLIRGLCNMGDWDKVLALFETMKDQGIAPDVVTFTTLIYGLCQSGKWEKAQRFLSCMVESGISPDVYTYNALISSHCKSGQWEKAVQLFKSMIECGILPNIVTFNAVLDALCKGGKTTEALNLVEQMIHRGVKPNLVTYNSLLHGLCLSGQWRGATSLLNRMKDEEVPPDVVTFNSVIDALCKKRRTKDALTVLQEMTQRDLNPDRITYSCLIYGMCNTSQWGEATRLFDEMVGLGILPNIVTLTELFDALSKEGMTEEARKAFKERFQYGMEVSKISFNMLLHDYCLRGKIDKAEKVFSFMVLKGHIPDMASYTTLVNSYIKANRIYEALRLVKEMIQKGLMPDLQTLKTLRSSSPKRHAAYAE